The Juglans regia cultivar Chandler chromosome 2, Walnut 2.0, whole genome shotgun sequence genome includes a window with the following:
- the LOC109014246 gene encoding organic cation/carnitine transporter 4, which produces MLSKLPLTKIDAQNIHHDLHHTRGPFKPLSQSIAYKIKKPFTPYRPTVHIYEHLLFPTERREPLNSKNHPDMTDASASDPVDRNSDLRSPLIEPEKYPEPKSGYERLCIDDILQRYCGEFGPWQLRHFVLTSLAWALEAFHTMVMIFADREPGWTCTSGSGCDVAAASVCGLEPGSWEWNGGLGSSTVAEWGLVCGQKYRVGLAQAVFFGGCMIGAGIFGHLSDSFLGRKGSLTVVCILNAVFGCLTAFSPDYWIYVLLRLLTGFSTGGVGLCAFVLATEPVGPSKRGYAGMSTFYFFSTGIALLSGIAYIFRSWRALYIASSIPSLLFLVTVLPFISESPRWYLVRGKLTEAMKLLHSIAKYNGKHLPDGVFLALDEEANNSSNYEQTCKHEQLETNKAISGSLVDVVRSPVSRIRLFLAVTINFLCSVVYYGLSLNVVNLETNLYLNVFLNAVAEMPAFTITAVLLEKFGRKPLAIGTLWFSGFFCLLGSLMRSVGIWKVVRMVCGILGIFGMAGTYNLLFIYTTELFPTVVRNAALGCATQAAQMGAILAPFVVVLGGGLPFAVFGVCGIVGGMLAFYLPETLNKPMYDTMAGMEDGESCADRSSTVSSC; this is translated from the exons ATGCTTTCCAAGTTGCCGCTAACCAAAATAGATGCCCAGAACATTCACCATGATCTTCACCACACCCGCGGTCCTTTTAAACCTTTATCTCAGTCAATTGCCTACAAAATCAAAAAGCCGTTCACTCCCTACCGGCCTACTGTCCATATATACGAACACCTCCTATTCCCTACGGAGAGAAGAGAACCTCTTAATTCCAAAAATCACCCAGATATGACTGACGCGTCAGCATCCGATCCTGTCGACCGGAACTCCGACCTACGGTCACCCCTGATAGAGCCGGAAAAATATCCCGAACCCAAATCGGGATACGAGAGGCTCTGCATCGATGACATCCTCCAGAGATACTGCGGCGAGTTCGGGCCATGGCAGCTGAGGCACTTCGTGTTGACGAGCCTGGCTTGGGCTCTGGAGGCTTTCCACACCATGGTCATGATCTTTGCCGACCGTGAACCGGGGTGGACGTGCACGTCCGGTTCGGGATGCGACGTCGCGGCAGCCAGCGTTTGTGGGCTTGAACCGGGATCGTGGGAGTGGAACGGTGGGTTGGGAAGCTCGACGGTGGCGGAGTGGGGATTGGTTTGTGGACAGAAGTATAGGGTTGGGCTGGCACAGGCCGTGTTCTTTGGCGGCTGCATGATAG GTGCTGGGATATTTGGCCATCTTTCAGACTCCTTCCTGGGGAGAAAGGGCTCTCTTACAGTAGTTTGTATCTTAAATGCCGTCTTTGGTTGCTTGACAGCGTTTTCCCCAGACTACTGGATCTACGTCTTACTACGCCTCCTAACTGGTTTCAGCACAGGCGGCGTTGGCCTTTGTGCTTTCGTCCTAGCCACCGAGCCCGTTGGCCCTTCAAAGCGCGGGTATGCCGGGATGTCCACATTCTACTTCTTTTCAACCGGAATCGCGCTACTCTCCGGTATAGCCTACATTTTCCGGTCATGGCGTGCTCTCTACATTGCTTCCTCCATTCCTTCCCTTCTCTTCCTCGTCACTGTCCTTCCTTTTATCTCCGAGTCCCCAAGATGGTATCTTGTTCGAGGAAAATTAACGGAGGCCATGAAACTCTTGCACTCCATCGCTAAATACAATGGAAAGCACCTCCCCGATGGAGTTTTTCTGGCACTAGACGAGGAAGCAAATAACAGTTCAAACTATGAACAGACCTGCAAGCATGAGCAACTGGAAACTAACAAAGCAATAAGTGGTTCTCTCGTAGATGTGGTTCGCTCACCAGTCTCTCGCATCCGTCTTTTTCTTGCCGTGACCATTAATTTCCTGTGCTCGGTTGTGTACTATGGCCTTAGCCTAAACGTTGTCAACCTAGAAACTAATCTTTACCTCAACGTGTTCCTTAATGCAGTAGCCGAAATGCCAGCTTTTACGATCACAGCAGTGTTGCTGGAAAAGTTCGGAAGGAAGCCATTAGCAATAGGGACGTTATGGTTCAGTGGATTTTTCTGCTTATTGGGAAGCTTAATGAGAAGCGTGGGGATATGGAAGGTAGTGAGAATGGTTTGTGGGATTTTGGGAATCTTTGGAATGGCTGGAACTTACAACTTGCTGTTCATTTATACAACAGAGCTGTTTCCAACGGTGGTCAGAAATGCAGCACTGGGATGTGCAACACAGGCGGCGCAAATGGGGGCAATCTTAGCACCGTTCGTGGTGGTTTTAGGGGGTGGGTTGCCGTTTGCGGTGTTTGGAGTGTGTGGGATTGTGGGAGGGATGCTTGCGTTTTACTTGCCGGAGACATTAAATAAGCCTATGTATGATACTATGGCAGGTATGGAGGATGGAGAAAGCTGTGCTGATAGATCAAGTACTGTGTCAAGTTGTTGA